The following proteins are co-located in the Chryseobacterium daecheongense genome:
- a CDS encoding cysteine synthase family protein, whose translation MSNVYDNILGLIGNTPMVKLNTVTKDIPATVYAKLESYNPGHSTKDRIALHIIENAEKKGLLKEDSVIVETTSGNTGFSLAMVCIIKGYKCILAVSDKTKPEKIAYLKALGAVVYVCPANVPANDPRSYYEVAKRVASETPNSVYINQYFNELNIDAHYQTTGPEIWEQTEGKITHLFACTGTGGTLSGSAKFLKEKNPNIKIIGVDADGSILKSYHETGEIHKEDVHPYQIEGMGKNLIPTALLFDKVDQFVRVNDEMSAYRTREIALKEAIMGGYTTGAVTQALIQYAQSNEFSKDDLVVLIYPDHGSRYITKVYSDKWMAEQGFVNNCVHNYDEVFKTEFIK comes from the coding sequence ATGAGTAATGTTTACGATAATATCCTTGGCCTAATAGGAAACACTCCTATGGTGAAGCTAAATACTGTAACGAAAGATATTCCTGCAACTGTTTATGCCAAGTTAGAATCATATAATCCTGGACATTCCACTAAAGATAGAATCGCACTTCACATTATAGAAAACGCTGAGAAAAAAGGTTTATTAAAAGAAGATTCTGTAATTGTAGAGACCACCTCAGGGAATACAGGATTCTCTCTTGCAATGGTTTGCATTATCAAAGGGTATAAATGCATTCTTGCTGTAAGTGACAAAACAAAACCTGAAAAGATTGCCTATCTTAAAGCTCTTGGAGCGGTAGTGTATGTTTGCCCTGCTAACGTACCTGCGAATGATCCCCGATCCTATTATGAGGTTGCCAAAAGAGTGGCTTCTGAAACACCTAATTCTGTTTATATCAACCAATACTTTAATGAGTTGAATATTGATGCCCATTACCAGACTACCGGTCCGGAAATATGGGAGCAGACAGAAGGAAAAATCACACATCTTTTTGCATGTACAGGAACCGGGGGAACTTTATCCGGGTCAGCAAAATTTTTAAAGGAAAAGAATCCGAATATCAAAATAATAGGAGTAGATGCAGACGGATCTATTCTGAAAAGTTATCATGAAACCGGAGAAATCCATAAAGAAGATGTTCACCCCTATCAGATTGAAGGAATGGGAAAAAATCTTATTCCTACCGCCTTACTTTTTGATAAAGTAGACCAGTTTGTAAGAGTGAATGATGAAATGTCTGCCTACAGAACCCGTGAAATAGCTCTGAAAGAGGCTATCATGGGAGGTTATACGACCGGAGCTGTTACCCAGGCGCTTATACAATATGCCCAATCTAACGAATTTTCAAAAGATGACCTGGTTGTATTAATTTATCCTGATCATGGATCAAGATACATTACCAAGGTATACAGCGACAAATGGATGGCGGAACAAGGTTTTGTAAACAATTGTGTTCACAACTACGATGAAGTTTTCAAGACAGAATTCATCAAATAG
- a CDS encoding DUF2723 domain-containing protein → MKNWTFRQWNTVLGWVIFVIAFFTYLSTIEPKLSFWDCGEYISSAVKLEVTHAPGAALFQIVGAVAAIFALGKGENYSIVINAMSATFSAFTILFLFWTITHFVRRLLNKDFEEVTKHQEISILFAGVIGALCFTFSDTFWFSAVEGEVYSMASMFIALLVWLITKWENEYNTSDNERWIILIFFIVGLSVGVHMMCMLSLPAICLVYYARNYKFTWKNFIWANLITLGILIIVFKIIFPLIMTMFGKLEIFFVNGLGLPFHSGTIAAFILMVAICYFMIKYARRTRKNIYQTVALSIVYMVIGFSCWMVIPIRANANPPMNLNDPDTAIGMLDYYNREQYGDWPTIYGQNYTAFLDANGIEKNEDGSFKTKKTGDIYEKDEKTGTYRKTGERFNYVFSKSQVSLMPRMFNEDKSVMANYISMYGAPDFTFNYGNEDVADNPQAKEIFNELRKKYEDKTITAADYLKVKPYDLINVQKPSLAQNMDYFITFQNGYYFVRYLMWNFVGRQNDLEGNMENTKGNWISGFSFIDNAMWGNQDKMPAKFKNESTVAFFFLPLILGLIGFFFQLNRDFGRFYAILSLFVITSVGIIFYTGVKPFEPRERDYAMVGSFYAFAIWIGLGAGAILWFLQSKVKSGAANIVAGVVLLGIPFMMGFQNYNVHDRSNRYTAYDYSYSVLKSLPKEDILFVYGDNDTYPVWAIQETENFRDDVKVVNFTLLSTPWNIDQVKRKTYNANAIPSQLTHEDYRDGVNDQIYLMKKEDWQNIFNNLQEQGASSTEFQAFRKYLTQDSITLKEAINFIKMKSPEKDEILKMIFGEARYEKYNFLPVSKFILPVNKENALKAGIINPSDLPNTVNQIMIDYKANTLYKNNLMMFDILANFDWKRPINFSSGGVYDSENIFYLDDYLQLDGFSYRLIPIHTPPSSDGDMGRVDANSLYNVVKNFKWGNFKDLNAHFDETATSNIISYRSAASRAAAALSLKGEKAKAIELLDLAAKEIPVEKYNDPRSLSSIVYGYIVAGQEQKGLKLAEVLKKGIFEEYDYYLSLSPGDQRYLRRQMGAKPMEYSLVVSAVTTAYNAIGQKDKAYDYLVKSIEPIDKKFNVFIKDLQQMGKEKAMNESENVQRITPFYQYLFDIMEPFDSTYSKEKEHQITTAIMKATQ, encoded by the coding sequence ATGAAAAACTGGACTTTTAGGCAATGGAACACCGTTTTAGGATGGGTGATTTTCGTCATTGCATTTTTCACGTACTTATCAACGATAGAACCCAAGCTGAGTTTCTGGGATTGTGGTGAGTACATATCTTCTGCAGTAAAATTAGAGGTAACGCACGCTCCCGGGGCTGCTTTATTCCAGATTGTGGGCGCTGTAGCGGCCATTTTTGCATTAGGAAAAGGCGAAAATTATTCTATCGTAATCAATGCAATGTCTGCTACGTTCAGTGCTTTTACGATCTTGTTTTTATTCTGGACCATTACGCATTTTGTAAGACGATTACTGAATAAAGATTTTGAAGAAGTAACCAAACATCAGGAAATTTCGATTCTTTTTGCCGGGGTAATAGGCGCATTGTGTTTTACATTTTCCGATACTTTCTGGTTTTCGGCGGTTGAAGGGGAAGTGTATTCCATGGCTTCAATGTTTATTGCGCTTTTGGTATGGCTGATCACCAAATGGGAAAATGAGTATAACACTTCGGACAATGAAAGATGGATCATTCTTATTTTCTTTATCGTTGGACTTTCAGTAGGTGTACACATGATGTGTATGTTATCTCTTCCCGCAATCTGCCTGGTATACTACGCCAGAAACTATAAGTTCACGTGGAAAAATTTCATCTGGGCAAATCTGATCACGTTGGGGATTCTGATTATTGTATTTAAAATTATCTTCCCACTCATCATGACGATGTTTGGTAAACTCGAGATATTCTTCGTCAATGGTTTGGGACTTCCTTTCCATTCAGGAACAATTGCGGCTTTTATTCTTATGGTAGCAATATGCTATTTCATGATTAAATATGCAAGAAGGACGAGAAAGAATATTTATCAGACCGTAGCATTATCAATTGTTTATATGGTAATCGGCTTCTCATGTTGGATGGTCATTCCAATCAGAGCTAACGCAAACCCGCCAATGAACCTGAATGATCCCGATACGGCTATCGGTATGCTCGATTATTACAACAGAGAACAATATGGAGACTGGCCGACAATTTACGGACAAAACTATACCGCTTTCCTTGATGCCAACGGAATTGAGAAAAATGAAGACGGAAGCTTTAAAACCAAGAAGACCGGCGACATTTATGAAAAGGATGAAAAAACAGGAACCTATAGAAAAACAGGAGAACGTTTTAACTATGTTTTCAGCAAGTCCCAGGTAAGTTTAATGCCGAGAATGTTCAATGAGGACAAATCGGTGATGGCGAATTACATTTCAATGTATGGGGCTCCTGATTTTACCTTCAATTATGGAAATGAAGATGTGGCAGATAATCCTCAGGCAAAAGAGATCTTCAATGAACTGAGAAAGAAATACGAAGATAAAACGATTACAGCGGCAGATTACCTGAAAGTAAAGCCATACGATCTTATTAATGTTCAGAAGCCTTCTTTGGCTCAGAATATGGATTACTTTATTACTTTCCAGAACGGATATTACTTTGTAAGATATCTGATGTGGAATTTTGTAGGAAGACAGAATGACCTTGAGGGGAATATGGAAAATACAAAAGGAAACTGGATTTCCGGATTTTCTTTTATAGATAATGCCATGTGGGGAAATCAGGATAAGATGCCTGCTAAATTTAAAAATGAAAGTACGGTTGCCTTTTTCTTCTTACCCCTTATTTTGGGATTAATCGGATTCTTCTTCCAGCTTAACAGGGATTTTGGAAGATTCTATGCTATATTATCATTATTCGTTATTACCAGCGTTGGAATTATTTTCTATACAGGTGTAAAACCATTTGAACCTAGGGAGAGGGATTACGCGATGGTAGGCTCATTCTATGCTTTTGCTATATGGATAGGTTTAGGGGCGGGTGCTATTTTATGGTTCTTACAGTCTAAAGTAAAGTCCGGTGCAGCGAATATTGTTGCGGGAGTGGTTTTACTGGGTATACCTTTTATGATGGGATTCCAGAACTATAATGTACATGACAGAAGTAACCGGTATACAGCATATGATTATTCTTATTCCGTATTAAAATCATTGCCAAAAGAGGATATTTTATTTGTATACGGTGATAATGATACATATCCGGTTTGGGCGATTCAGGAAACCGAAAATTTCCGTGATGATGTAAAAGTGGTCAATTTTACTTTGTTATCAACACCATGGAACATTGACCAGGTAAAAAGAAAAACCTATAATGCCAATGCTATACCAAGCCAGTTAACTCACGAAGACTACAGGGATGGTGTGAATGATCAGATCTACCTGATGAAAAAAGAAGACTGGCAGAATATCTTCAATAACCTTCAGGAACAAGGAGCCTCTTCTACGGAATTCCAGGCTTTTAGAAAGTATCTTACCCAGGATTCCATTACTCTAAAAGAAGCAATCAATTTTATCAAAATGAAATCTCCTGAAAAGGATGAAATTCTTAAAATGATCTTCGGAGAGGCGCGTTATGAAAAATATAACTTCTTACCGGTGAGTAAATTTATTTTACCTGTCAACAAGGAGAATGCTTTAAAAGCAGGGATTATCAATCCAAGTGATCTTCCCAATACTGTCAATCAGATTATGATCGATTATAAAGCGAATACTCTTTATAAGAACAACCTGATGATGTTTGATATTCTGGCTAATTTTGATTGGAAAAGACCGATTAACTTCTCCTCAGGCGGAGTATATGACAGTGAAAATATTTTCTATCTGGATGATTATTTGCAGTTGGATGGTTTCAGCTACCGACTGATTCCTATTCACACGCCACCTAGCAGCGATGGAGATATGGGAAGGGTAGACGCCAACTCTCTGTACAATGTGGTGAAAAACTTCAAATGGGGTAATTTTAAAGACTTAAATGCTCATTTTGATGAAACCGCAACTTCCAATATCATCAGTTATAGAAGTGCAGCGAGCAGAGCAGCGGCAGCCCTTTCTTTAAAAGGTGAAAAAGCTAAAGCGATCGAGTTACTGGACCTTGCTGCTAAGGAAATTCCGGTAGAAAAATACAATGATCCACGCTCATTAAGTTCAATTGTGTACGGATATATTGTAGCAGGACAGGAACAAAAAGGATTGAAACTGGCAGAAGTTCTTAAGAAAGGAATATTCGAAGAATATGATTACTATTTAAGCCTTAGCCCTGGTGATCAGAGATACCTGAGAAGACAAATGGGAGCTAAACCTATGGAATATTCTCTTGTGGTTTCTGCTGTAACTACAGCTTACAATGCTATTGGGCAGAAAGATAAAGCATACGACTACCTTGTGAAATCTATTGAGCCTATTGATAAAAAATTCAATGTGTTCATCAAAGATCTTCAGCAAATGGGTAAGGAAAAAGCGATGAATGAATCTGAAAATGTACAAAGAATCACTCCGTTCTATCAGTACTTATTTGATATTATGGAACCTTTTGATTCTACTTATTCCAAAGAAAAAGAGCATCAGATTACAACAGCGATTATGAAAGCGACCCAATAA
- a CDS encoding DUF2723 domain-containing protein yields MKNWTFRQWNTVLGWVIFVIAFITYFSTIEHYLSFWDCGEYISSAVKLEVTHAPGAALFQIVGAVAAIFALGKGENYSIVINAMSATFSAFTILFLFWTITHFVRRLLNKDFEEVTKHQEISILFAGVIGALCFTFSDTFWFSAVEGEVYSMASMFIALLVWLITKWENEYNTSDNERWIILIFFIVGLSVGVHMMCMLSLPAICLVYYARNYKFTWKNFIWANLITLGILIIVFKIIFPLIMTMFGKLEIFFVNGLGLPFHSGTIAAFILMVAICYFMIKYARRTRKNIYQTVALSIVYMVIGFSCWMVIPIRANANPPMNLNDPDTAIGMLDYYNREQYGDWPTIYGQNYTAFLDANGIEKNEDGSFKTKKTGDIYEKDEKTGTYRKTGERFNYVFSKSQVSLMPRMFNEDKDVMANYISMYGAPDFTFNYGNEDVADNPQAKEIFNELRKKYEDKTITAADYLKVKPYDLINVQKPSLAQNMDYFITFQNGYYFVRYLMWNFVGRQNDREGHMESTNGNWISGFSFIDNAMWGNQDKMPAKFKNESTVAFFFLPLILGLIGFFFQLNRDFGRFYALLSLFILTGAGIVFYTGVKPFEVRERDYAMVGSFYAFAIWIGLGAGAILWYLQSKVKSGATNIVAGVILLGIPFMMGFQNYNTHDRSRKSAAHDYAYSFLKSLPKEDIIFLYGDNDTFPVWAIQETENFRDDVKTVNFTLLATPWYCDQVKRQTYNANPIPGELTREDYKDGVNDQVYIMKKEDWQNIFENLKEHGAPETEFQAFRKYLTQDSMTLKEAISFIKMKSPEKDEILKMIFGEAHYEKYNFLPVSKFILPVNKENALKAGIINPSDLPNTVNQIMIDYKANTLFKGNLMMFDILANFDWKRPINFSSGGIYESENIFYLDDYLQFDGFSYRLVPIHTPPSSDGDMGRVDANSLYNVVKNFKWGNFKDLTNHYDETATSNIIYYRSTVSRAVGALSSAGQKNKAIELLDLAAKEIPTEKYNDPRSLSSIVYGYIVAGQEQKGLKLAEVLKKGIFEEYDYYLSLSPGDQRYLRRQMGAKPMEYSLVVSAVTSAYKAIGRKDKAYDYLVKSIEPIDKKFNVFIKGLQQMGMEKAMNESENVQRITPFYQYLFDIMKPFDSTYSKEKEQQITTAIMKATQ; encoded by the coding sequence ATGAAAAACTGGACTTTCAGGCAATGGAACACCGTTTTAGGATGGGTGATTTTCGTTATTGCATTTATTACTTATTTTTCAACGATAGAACATTATTTGAGTTTTTGGGACTGTGGTGAGTACATATCTTCTGCAGTAAAATTAGAAGTAACGCACGCTCCCGGGGCTGCTTTATTCCAGATTGTGGGCGCTGTAGCAGCCATTTTTGCATTAGGAAAAGGCGAAAATTATTCTATCGTAATCAATGCAATGTCTGCTACGTTCAGTGCTTTTACAATCTTATTTTTATTCTGGACCATTACGCATTTTGTAAGACGATTACTGAATAAAGATTTTGAAGAAGTAACCAAACATCAGGAAATTTCGATTCTTTTTGCCGGTGTGATAGGCGCATTGTGTTTTACATTTTCCGATACTTTTTGGTTTTCGGCGGTTGAAGGGGAAGTGTATTCCATGGCTTCGATGTTTATTGCGCTTTTGGTATGGCTGATCACCAAATGGGAAAATGAGTATAACACTTCGGACAATGAAAGATGGATCATTCTTATTTTCTTTATTGTTGGACTTTCAGTAGGTGTACACATGATGTGTATGTTATCTCTTCCCGCAATCTGCCTGGTATACTACGCCAGAAACTATAAGTTCACGTGGAAAAATTTCATCTGGGCAAACCTGATCACGTTGGGGATTCTGATTATTGTATTTAAAATTATCTTCCCACTCATCATGACGATGTTTGGTAAACTCGAGATATTCTTCGTCAATGGTTTGGGACTTCCTTTCCATTCAGGAACAATTGCTGCTTTTATTCTTATGGTAGCAATATGCTATTTCATGATTAAATATGCAAGAAGGACGAGAAAGAATATTTATCAGACCGTAGCATTATCAATTGTTTATATGGTAATCGGCTTCTCATGTTGGATGGTCATTCCAATCAGAGCTAACGCAAACCCGCCAATGAACCTGAATGATCCCGATACGGCTATCGGTATGCTCGATTATTACAACAGAGAACAATATGGAGACTGGCCGACAATTTACGGACAAAACTATACCGCTTTCCTTGATGCCAACGGAATTGAGAAAAATGAAGACGGAAGCTTTAAAACCAAGAAAACCGGCGACATTTATGAAAAGGATGAAAAAACAGGAACCTATAGAAAAACAGGAGAACGTTTTAACTATGTTTTCAGTAAGTCCCAGGTAAGTTTAATGCCCAGAATGTTTAACGAAGATAAAGATGTTATGGCGAACTATATTTCAATGTATGGGGCTCCTGACTTCACCTTCAATTATGGAAATGAAGATGTGGCAGATAATCCTCAGGCAAAAGAGATCTTCAATGAACTGAGAAAGAAATACGAAGATAAAACGATTACAGCGGCAGATTATCTGAAAGTAAAGCCATACGATCTTATTAATGTTCAGAAGCCTTCTCTGGCTCAGAATATGGATTACTTTATTACTTTCCAGAACGGATATTACTTTGTAAGATACCTGATGTGGAATTTTGTAGGAAGGCAAAACGACAGAGAAGGACATATGGAAAGTACCAATGGAAATTGGATTTCCGGATTTTCTTTTATAGATAATGCAATGTGGGGAAATCAGGATAAGATGCCTGCTAAATTTAAAAATGAAAGCACGGTTGCTTTTTTCTTCTTACCCCTTATTTTAGGATTAATCGGATTCTTTTTCCAGCTTAACAGGGATTTTGGGAGGTTTTATGCATTGCTGTCATTGTTTATCCTCACAGGTGCCGGAATTGTTTTTTATACGGGAGTAAAACCTTTTGAGGTTAGAGAAAGAGATTATGCGATGGTAGGCTCATTCTATGCTTTTGCTATATGGATAGGTTTAGGAGCGGGTGCTATTTTATGGTACTTACAGTCTAAAGTAAAGTCCGGTGCAACGAATATTGTTGCGGGAGTGATTTTACTGGGTATACCTTTTATGATGGGATTCCAGAACTATAATACGCATGACCGTAGCCGTAAATCAGCAGCACACGATTATGCCTACTCATTTCTGAAGTCTTTGCCCAAAGAGGATATTATATTTCTTTATGGAGATAATGATACCTTTCCGGTTTGGGCGATTCAGGAAACCGAAAATTTCCGTGATGATGTAAAAACAGTCAACTTTACATTGCTTGCTACTCCCTGGTACTGTGATCAGGTAAAGAGACAAACCTATAACGCCAATCCAATCCCTGGGGAACTTACGCGTGAGGATTATAAAGATGGTGTGAACGATCAGGTTTACATTATGAAAAAAGAAGACTGGCAGAATATTTTTGAAAATCTTAAAGAACATGGAGCGCCTGAAACGGAATTTCAGGCTTTTAGAAAATATCTTACCCAGGATTCCATGACTCTAAAAGAAGCAATCAGTTTCATCAAAATGAAATCTCCTGAAAAGGATGAAATTCTTAAAATGATTTTCGGAGAGGCACATTACGAGAAATACAACTTCTTACCGGTGAGTAAATTTATTTTACCTGTCAACAAGGAAAATGCTTTAAAAGCAGGGATTATCAATCCAAGTGATCTTCCAAATACTGTCAATCAGATTATGATCGATTATAAAGCGAATACTCTTTTTAAGGGAAACCTTATGATGTTCGATATTTTAGCCAATTTTGATTGGAAAAGACCGATTAATTTCTCCTCAGGTGGGATTTATGAAAGTGAAAATATTTTCTATCTGGATGATTATTTACAATTTGATGGTTTCAGTTACCGATTGGTTCCTATTCATACACCACCTAGCAGCGATGGAGATATGGGAAGGGTAGACGCCAACTCTCTATACAATGTGGTTAAAAACTTTAAATGGGGTAATTTTAAAGATCTTACCAACCATTATGATGAAACTGCAACATCCAATATTATATATTACAGATCAACAGTCAGCAGAGCTGTAGGAGCTTTATCATCCGCCGGACAGAAAAATAAGGCAATTGAATTGTTAGATCTTGCCGCAAAAGAGATCCCGACGGAGAAATACAATGATCCTCGCTCTTTAAGCTCAATTGTGTACGGATATATTGTAGCTGGACAGGAACAAAAAGGATTAAAACTGGCAGAAGTTCTTAAGAAAGGAATATTTGAAGAATATGATTACTATTTAAGCCTTAGCCCTGGTGATCAGAGATACCTGAGAAGACAAATGGGAGCTAAACCTATGGAATATTCTCTTGTGGTTTCTGCTGTAACTTCTGCATACAAAGCTATTGGGCGGAAAGATAAAGCATATGATTATCTTGTGAAGTCGATAGAGCCTATAGATAAAAAGTTCAATGTATTCATTAAAGGCCTCCAGCAAATGGGTATGGAAAAAGCGATGAATGAATCTGAAAATGTACAAAGAATCACTCCGTTCTATCAGTACTTATTTGATATTATGAAACCTTTTGATTCTACTTATTCCAAGGAAAAAGAACAGCAGATTACAACAGCAATTATGAAAGCGACCCAATAA
- a CDS encoding glucosaminidase domain-containing protein: MRNSRNIKTAIISLFLTLFFTTANAQHSYIDNYKDIAADLSKQYGIPSSIILAIAIVESGAGTSKASKTLNNHFGILGKNDVNNSKFKSFSTVRESYEAFCRMLSKKKIYTRLKDNNNSNDWVKAIASTGYSTKPNEWIKKINSTIAKFGLQK; the protein is encoded by the coding sequence ATGAGAAATTCTAGAAATATTAAAACAGCAATTATCAGCCTGTTTCTTACGCTTTTCTTTACAACAGCTAATGCCCAGCATTCTTATATAGATAACTATAAAGATATTGCAGCAGATCTCTCAAAACAATACGGGATTCCAAGCTCAATCATACTCGCGATAGCTATTGTGGAGTCCGGAGCCGGAACCAGCAAGGCTAGCAAAACCCTTAATAATCACTTTGGTATTTTGGGAAAGAACGATGTGAATAATTCTAAATTTAAAAGCTTTAGTACCGTTCGCGAAAGCTATGAAGCTTTTTGCCGTATGCTTTCCAAAAAGAAAATCTATACCCGGTTAAAAGATAATAACAACAGTAATGATTGGGTTAAAGCTATTGCTTCCACAGGTTATTCTACCAAACCTAATGAATGGATAAAGAAAATAAATTCTACCATTGCTAAATTCGGCTTACAAAAATAA
- a CDS encoding pyridoxal phosphate-dependent aminotransferase family protein encodes MDIFERIKENPGPLGQFADYGEGYFIFPRLEGPIGPRMQFQGREVIFWSANDYLGLCNHPEVLEADAKAAAEYGMFYPMGARAMSGETEQHLQLERELADFVQKESAYLLNFGYQGMVSTIDALVSRNDVIVYDVDSHACIVDGVRLHSGKRFTYRHNDIESLEKNLQRATKVAEETGGGILVITEGVFGMRGQQGKLKEICDLKSKYNFRLLVDDAHGFGTLGKTGAGAGEEQGCQDKIDVYFSTFAKSMAGFGAFIAGDKEIIRYLKFNLRSQIFAKSLTMPMVIGGLKRLELLRTRPEIKAKLWENTYKLQNGLKERGFNIGDSNTCVTPVMMQGTPVEATLLVKDLREIYGIFTSVVVYPVIPKGMILLRLIPTASHTDAEINETLAAFEAIHDKLVGGHYKEQADNYLKENNVQFKEI; translated from the coding sequence TTGGATATTTTTGAAAGAATAAAAGAAAATCCAGGACCTCTTGGACAATTTGCAGATTATGGAGAAGGCTATTTTATTTTCCCGAGACTTGAAGGGCCAATCGGACCTAGAATGCAGTTTCAGGGAAGAGAAGTCATTTTCTGGAGTGCTAACGATTATTTAGGATTATGTAATCATCCTGAAGTTTTGGAAGCCGATGCAAAAGCCGCTGCTGAATACGGGATGTTTTATCCAATGGGAGCAAGGGCAATGTCCGGGGAAACAGAACAGCATTTACAACTGGAAAGGGAGCTTGCTGATTTTGTTCAGAAAGAATCTGCTTATTTATTAAATTTCGGTTACCAGGGAATGGTTTCTACCATTGACGCTTTGGTTAGCAGAAATGATGTAATCGTATATGATGTAGATTCACATGCATGTATCGTAGACGGGGTAAGACTTCACTCCGGAAAAAGATTTACCTATAGACACAATGATATCGAAAGTCTTGAAAAAAACCTTCAGAGAGCAACAAAAGTAGCTGAAGAGACCGGTGGTGGTATTCTGGTAATTACAGAAGGGGTTTTCGGAATGAGAGGTCAGCAGGGGAAGCTTAAAGAAATCTGTGACCTGAAATCCAAATATAACTTCAGACTTCTTGTAGATGACGCTCATGGATTCGGAACTCTTGGAAAAACAGGAGCCGGAGCTGGTGAAGAACAAGGATGTCAGGATAAAATCGATGTATATTTCTCTACTTTCGCTAAGTCAATGGCCGGTTTCGGAGCTTTCATTGCCGGAGATAAAGAAATCATCCGATACTTAAAATTCAATTTAAGATCACAGATCTTTGCAAAATCCCTGACGATGCCAATGGTTATCGGAGGGCTTAAAAGATTAGAGCTTTTAAGAACAAGACCTGAAATTAAAGCTAAACTTTGGGAAAACACCTATAAACTGCAAAACGGTCTTAAAGAAAGAGGTTTCAACATTGGAGACAGTAATACTTGCGTAACGCCAGTAATGATGCAGGGAACACCGGTAGAAGCAACTCTTTTGGTTAAAGATTTAAGAGAAATTTACGGAATTTTCACATCTGTAGTTGTTTACCCGGTAATTCCTAAAGGAATGATATTACTAAGATTGATTCCAACGGCGTCTCATACAGATGCTGAGATCAATGAAACATTAGCTGCCTTTGAAGCTATTCACGATAAACTGGTGGGTGGTCATTATAAGGAGCAAGCTGATAATTATCTGAAGGAGAACAACGTTCAGTTTAAAGAAATTTAA